The Lathyrus oleraceus cultivar Zhongwan6 chromosome 5, CAAS_Psat_ZW6_1.0, whole genome shotgun sequence genome includes the window ATCCTCACTTGTCGAATCAAATCTGAAACTGGAGAAGCATAGAGAGAAGGACAGGGTCGACGTCAtttgttcaaacaaattgtaGGATCTCTTAGGTATGTGTACAACAACAGGCCTTATATAAGTTTTTCAGTCGGATTGATAAGCAGATACATGGATGAACCAAAGGTGTCACACATGAAAGTTGCAAGAAGAATTTTGAGATACCTAAAAGAATCAATAAATTATGGAATCATGTTTCCATGAGATTCTGAAAGCAAATAAGTTGTGATTAATTGTTATTCAAATgctgattggtgtggagataaggaagatcgAAGAAGCACAACTTGTTATTTCTTTCAAGTGTTTGGTGTCTCAATCTCATGGTGCTCAAGAAAGTAACATGCAATGGCATTATCATCGTGTGAGACTGAGTATATAGCAGAATCCTATGTTGTTTATCAAGCAATCTGGATCAGATATGTGCTAGATGAGATGGAGGTTGAAGTAAAGAAACCTCTGGTGTTGCAGATCGACAACAAGTCATCCATCAATCTTGCAAACAATTTAGTTTTGCATGAAAGGAGTAAGAACATTGAAGTTATATTTCACTTCTTGAGGGGGAAGGTAAATCACGTGAATTTGAAGTAAGACATTTCTCGAGTGAAGCACAATTGACCGACATTTTCACCAAAGGATTGAAGTTCGACAGATTTCTAACTttgaaaaagaaattaaaatatgtTCAAATCGATTAGGATTAGTTTGTGTTTGACAACTTAAATTATAAAGGGATATGTTGTGATATAATCCAAGTTAGTTACTTGGTTAGCATGTTAATTAGTTTATTATGCTAACTACTTGAGTTACAAGTAACCTATTGTATATAAATACATGTGTAGATAACTCTCATTATAATTTTTCAATACAATTACTTTCATTCTCTCTCTCATTCCTAAGTCAATCGGCACTAACAATAAACACTATACATAATTTTACAAAATATAAGTAAAAAAAATGTACATATAGTTTAAATATGGACCAATAGATGtacatttttattatattttGTTAAATATGGAGTGTATAAATACGTATTTGTCACAAGACTCAAACTTAATGTGATGAATAGTTGATACCGATGGACCTCTTTTCGATAGCATGAAAGTAGTAACTTGGAAGGTGAAAATGTACATTGTGTTACATGACAAAACATAACAATCAAGTGTAGAACATTGAGAAAGAGTAAATTTCAAGCCGTATAGATTCCGTTGATGGACCATGCAGTTGACTCTCCCCTATTGTCAACTGCCACCACAATGACTTAGAACAGCAACACTTAATTAGCATGTAAATGAATGGATCGATGGTCCCTCCGATTAAGTTCTTTTAAGAACATATTCTTCCCTCGTTGATCTCTTTACTTCTCTAGAAGAAGATATGATATAATGTGTAGCAAAGGAGAAATGGAGATAACCAGGAATATATCAGCGTATACAATATGCTGCATAGTCAACACCCGAACATATTAACTAAACAAGTAGAGTTTCTTGACTCTTTAAACAGAATCATCACAGTATAAAACATACCCAACACAACGGCAACAACAATGATAATAACTACAAAAAAGAGGCCAAAAAGAAAATGTTGAAGTAGCAAACTTAACCAATTGATTTATGTTAAAACAAAAATGGCTTTTATAGTTTTATTGAAAAATAACAGAACATACCAACAGAACCAGACAGAGATAGCCACCAAAATACCAACACTAATCATTAATTACCCAATTGAGAAATCAAACAAACACCACTTCCTTAAACTTCCCCATTTCCTTTCTCAGAACACTCATAAATGATGCATACACCAAGCATTAAACTCAAACAAAATGAACAGATATAAATAAACATACCCATTccaaaaaagccaaaaaaaagTTACTTATTTGACAAGATAATCATACTCAAACTCAAGTTGAATTAAGAGTTAAACTTGCATTATAATTTGCAATGGTTGAGAATTTTCTCAAACTACATGATATGAATATATAAAGTTCAAAGAAGCTTATGAGAAACCCTTCCCAAGCTTCTGAATTGCACAATGCAATTTCCTTCTAGAACCAACAGCATTAATACCCATATCTTTAAGATCCTCAAGAGTTAACAAAGGCAAAACTTCATCATCAACCTCGTGAATTTGAAAAACAGGTGCATAACGACCTAAACCTAATCCATTAAGCCAAATTCTAACACCATCTTCGCCACAACTACCTCTTCCGCCATCTTCATTCCTATCCCTAGCATTGTAATCACCCAAATTCTCTGATGAATGAATCGATCTACCCGAGTTATCACCTTCAAAATCATGATGCACATCATCGTCATCTATATTTTCACCTTCCTCGATTCGCGAAGAACCCCAATTCGATCGAGGTCTTTTGGAACCTCGTTTCACTTTCCAGCTACCGATGATTACGCCGTCTGTGTTGGTTTCTCGTTCTTCGTTTTCTAGTGTTTCGTCGAAATCGGATACCGAAGTCAAATTGGTCAAAGGACGAGTCTTTGAGGGTTTACCTGAGACGTTGCCGATGCCGAATCGCCAAGATTTTGAGGTGCGGCGATGGTGGGAATCTGAGGGTTGGTCTCCGATGTCGCCTAATCGGACGCTTGGCCTGCGTTGGCGCTTCGATCCATGAGGTTCCGAGGGGTTTAGTGTCGCAGTTGGTCCTACGCCGTTTGTTTGTACCTCCGGCGCCGGAAGCTCCGCCATATTTTGTTCCGTCTCCGGTGAGGTAAGTGGTGGTTGGTTTGTTAAGAATGTGAAGAGAAGACCGTGAACGAAACGATAGGAATCCCGGTAGCTGTCAAAGTGAATAAAATATGGTAGGGAAAATTATGGACTTTCTATTGTTTTGTATCTTTTAATTAAAAAAACTAATCCTTATAAAGGATTTTAATTGCTATTAACCTTTGAATGCATGAAAATTTTAATTACATAAATATTAGAAAACGGTGCGGTTTAGATTGGTTTTGAAGTAAAATAGAATCGATCCAAAGATAAATTTATTCACACTTTGATTCGATTTTAAATGattgattaaaaaaatttaatCTAATTCAATTCAAATTCATACAATTTGATATGAATCGATTTTTTAGATATCTAAATTACaaattatatttttattgatATTATAAAAATACCAATAAATAATAAGTTTGATATAATATACAATATCTATCATATTAAAAGCTAATATCAGATAATTTCAAAATGATAAGATCATTTATGattaaaacaaatgaaataataaaaataaatagattaaaTCAAACTAATAAATGATATTTACAAAAATAAGTATCATCTCATAATAAATTAATCCAACATATGAAACTAATACAAAATATATAagtataatatatatatatatatatatatatatatatatatatatatatatatatatatatatatatatatatatatatatatatatccgATTTGGATCGattttgaaaaattaattttaaaCTCGACCCAAATCTAATGGTTTTTACAGAATGACATCCAGATACATCCAATatctttttgtttctttttgcAGTTTTCGATTAAAAATTTTTGAATAGGTTTGCGGTTTTTATTTGAATCGGTTTGGATTTGAACGCTCCTACAAttgtataattttttttaataaatttattaaaaataataatttatatttgcatataaatatttattaaatattgCATAAAAAATTAACATAAATATTTATATGTTagtaaaaaataaataataatttaaataaaatttattataCTTGAAACTTTAAAATGGGccatacaaaaaaaaataaagaaaaaaacaaaaacaaaaatcaTATATTTTATAGTAAAGATAACTTTATcaaattatatatttttttatttataatgTTTTTGTTAATATTGTAATAAAGTAAATATttctaataattaattaaaaaataaaaagagtttTAAATGTTAAATTAAAGAAATGAAAGATTTAAAAGAGAACGTATTTGTAAAAATACTATGATGTCGAACGTATGAGTTGAATGATCACAATGGATTTCCTTTTTATAAAGTATTTGAATCATCTTGAGGGAAGGAATTAAGGTCGAAGATGGAGGCTTCGTTCGGTTAGAAAAATTGTCGCTAATGTTTTTTCATCTCTTTCTTAATCATTATTATAAAAACACTATAAGTAAGAGTAGTTAAATTATATTTTGTTGTGTTTGATATAATTGTCCAAATACTCGTGTAAATATTTTGATCATGGTGTTATACATGTTTTAGTTATTCATTAATATTGTTGATTATCCTCATTCTTAATGCATTTTTAACCTACTAATTATAACTTTTTTATATGGTTTGAATTGATATTGAGAAATACTTTTCATAACAAGATACAGGATTTTCATATATTAAACACTAAATTCTGCAAACATATTTAGGTTTATCATTCACATATTTGTCGAAAGTTAATACAATCATATTAGTTAGTCGGTTGAGAGATCGTCAATTAAGAAATACGATTGATATCATGTTATTGTTAAAACAAAAGCAACATACGCAGAGAGATAGGTGATAATGTTAAATGTTGACTAGAATATGTATAATTGGTCATAATAGTACATATGATAAGATAATGAAATATAACCCCAACAATATCATCGCATCTATTAACGTTATTTTCAT containing:
- the LOC127078421 gene encoding uncharacterized protein LOC127078421, whose product is MAELPAPEVQTNGVGPTATLNPSEPHGSKRQRRPSVRLGDIGDQPSDSHHRRTSKSWRFGIGNVSGKPSKTRPLTNLTSVSDFDETLENEERETNTDGVIIGSWKVKRGSKRPRSNWGSSRIEEGENIDDDDVHHDFEGDNSGRSIHSSENLGDYNARDRNEDGGRGSCGEDGVRIWLNGLGLGRYAPVFQIHEVDDEVLPLLTLEDLKDMGINAVGSRRKLHCAIQKLGKGFS